One genomic region from Paenarthrobacter ureafaciens encodes:
- a CDS encoding trans-aconitate 2-methyltransferase, with protein MKWDPSRYVQFGDHRDRPFHDLVARIRADDPTRVVDLGCGPGNLTATLGRRWPEARVTGIDSSAEMLSKAAALAEPGRLGFQHGDIADWQPEPDVDVVVTNAALQWVPGHQEMLASWLRALQPGAWFALQVPGNFTSPSHTLMRELADSPAWAPRLAGVLRHDAVGSPADYLNIMLDAGFTADAWETTYLQVLPGGDPVLDWVRGTGLRPVLAALSPAEGAEFEHEYAAMLRQAYPPSKHGTVFPFRRIFAVAQRNP; from the coding sequence ATGAAGTGGGATCCCAGTAGATACGTCCAGTTCGGTGACCATCGTGACCGTCCCTTCCATGACCTCGTTGCCCGGATCCGGGCCGATGACCCCACCCGGGTGGTGGACCTTGGATGCGGGCCCGGCAACCTTACCGCCACCTTGGGAAGGCGTTGGCCGGAAGCACGGGTGACGGGGATCGATTCGTCTGCCGAAATGCTGTCCAAAGCTGCCGCGCTGGCCGAGCCCGGCCGCCTCGGCTTCCAGCACGGCGATATTGCCGATTGGCAGCCGGAGCCGGACGTGGACGTCGTCGTCACCAATGCAGCACTCCAATGGGTCCCCGGCCATCAGGAAATGCTGGCTTCCTGGTTGCGCGCTTTGCAGCCAGGGGCCTGGTTTGCCTTGCAGGTCCCCGGCAATTTCACCTCGCCGTCTCACACCCTGATGCGTGAACTCGCCGACTCGCCCGCCTGGGCGCCGCGCCTGGCCGGGGTACTGCGGCACGACGCCGTCGGCAGCCCTGCTGACTACCTGAACATCATGCTCGACGCCGGTTTCACGGCTGACGCTTGGGAAACGACCTACCTGCAGGTGCTCCCGGGCGGGGACCCTGTCCTTGATTGGGTGCGGGGCACTGGACTCCGGCCGGTACTGGCAGCCCTGTCTCCGGCCGAGGGAGCCGAATTCGAGCACGAATACGCCGCTATGCTGCGTCAGGCCTACCCTCCATCGAAGCATGGCACCGTGTTTCCGTTCAGGCGGATCTTCGCCGTGGCACAGAGGAATCCGTGA
- a CDS encoding GntR family transcriptional regulator: protein MTGNGEFPGNWRPNTNSGVALFEQLRLRIIELADSGVLAVGAKLPPVRNLAGVLDVAPHTVARAYKELEAAGVVATRGRNGTVICARDDRWGALAEVAAQYAAAAKAQGASFAEAVQLLAAAYDAD, encoded by the coding sequence ATGACCGGCAACGGTGAGTTTCCTGGAAACTGGCGTCCGAACACCAACAGCGGGGTTGCCCTGTTCGAGCAGTTGAGGCTGCGGATCATCGAACTGGCCGACTCCGGCGTCCTGGCCGTGGGTGCCAAGCTTCCCCCGGTGCGGAACCTTGCCGGGGTCCTTGATGTTGCGCCCCACACTGTTGCCCGGGCCTACAAGGAACTCGAAGCCGCCGGCGTCGTTGCCACCAGGGGCCGCAATGGGACCGTGATCTGCGCCCGCGACGACCGGTGGGGCGCTTTGGCCGAAGTCGCCGCCCAATATGCGGCAGCCGCGAAGGCCCAGGGGGCATCGTTCGCGGAGGCGGTGCAGCTTCTGGCCGCAGCCTATGATGCCGACTGA